The proteins below are encoded in one region of Acidithiobacillus ferrooxidans ATCC 23270:
- a CDS encoding adenylosuccinate synthase, which produces MAINSNVVIIGTQWGDEGKGKIVDWLTERCQAVVRFQGGHNAGHTLVIGARKTVLHLIPSGILRPGVSCFIGNGVVLDPLALFSELDELWPVMSDAHERLFVSDACPLILPYHKSLDLARERAMGTAKIGTTGRGIGPAYEDKVARRALRVADLFHRERFAAKLGEALDYHNFVLQHYFKQEPQDFHAILEQYLGLAERLAPMVVDVSVRLARLRAEGARILFEGAQGTLLDVDHGTYPFVTSSNTVAGGASAGSGVGPAELGYVLGITKAYTTRVGAGPFPTELFDETGVFLAERGAEVGATTGRARRCGWFDAVALRAACRVNGVTGLCITKLDVLDGLSEIRVAVGYRVNGVVQEELPGGAEAVAACEPIYESFPGWSESTAGVRHWDDLPEAARRYLEAIAERAGRPLAIISTGPDRDDTILRTEAL; this is translated from the coding sequence GTGGCTATAAATTCAAATGTTGTAATCATCGGCACCCAGTGGGGTGACGAGGGCAAGGGCAAGATCGTCGACTGGCTGACGGAGCGTTGCCAGGCCGTGGTACGTTTCCAGGGAGGGCACAATGCTGGCCATACCCTCGTGATCGGAGCGCGGAAAACGGTACTGCACCTGATTCCATCGGGCATTCTTCGGCCCGGGGTGTCCTGTTTCATTGGTAATGGTGTGGTGCTCGACCCTCTCGCCCTGTTTTCGGAGTTGGACGAATTGTGGCCGGTGATGTCCGATGCTCATGAGCGCCTGTTCGTTTCCGATGCCTGCCCGCTCATTCTGCCTTACCACAAGAGTCTCGATCTGGCGCGGGAGCGGGCGATGGGTACGGCAAAGATTGGCACTACCGGTCGCGGCATCGGGCCGGCCTATGAGGACAAGGTGGCACGGCGCGCGTTGCGTGTCGCGGACCTGTTTCATCGCGAACGGTTTGCGGCAAAGCTGGGCGAGGCCCTGGACTACCATAACTTTGTGCTCCAACACTATTTCAAACAGGAGCCCCAAGACTTTCATGCGATCCTGGAGCAGTATCTGGGGCTTGCGGAGCGTCTGGCACCTATGGTGGTGGACGTTTCCGTGCGTCTGGCGCGTTTGCGGGCGGAAGGCGCGAGGATTCTCTTCGAGGGCGCCCAGGGTACGCTGCTGGACGTGGATCACGGCACGTATCCCTTTGTGACTTCCTCCAATACGGTGGCGGGTGGCGCTTCCGCCGGAAGTGGGGTAGGGCCGGCGGAACTGGGCTATGTACTGGGCATTACCAAGGCCTACACGACGCGAGTAGGGGCCGGGCCATTTCCTACGGAGCTCTTTGACGAGACAGGCGTCTTCCTTGCAGAGCGGGGCGCGGAAGTGGGTGCAACCACCGGTCGGGCGCGGCGCTGCGGCTGGTTTGATGCGGTGGCTTTACGGGCCGCCTGCCGGGTCAACGGAGTAACGGGCCTGTGCATCACCAAGCTGGATGTGCTGGACGGCCTCAGCGAAATTCGCGTCGCCGTCGGTTACCGTGTGAACGGAGTGGTTCAGGAGGAACTGCCCGGTGGAGCGGAGGCAGTGGCGGCCTGCGAACCTATCTACGAGAGTTTTCCCGGCTGGTCAGAGTCCACGGCAGGTGTGCGGCACTGGGACGACCTTCCCGAGGCAGCCCGTCGCTATCTGGAGGCTATTGCAGAACGCGCCGGGCGGCCTCTGGCGATTATCTCCACCGGGCCGGATCGGGATGACACCATTTTACGTACTGAGGCCCTGTGA
- the rnr gene encoding ribonuclease R, which yields MPETQEPSSLSDRDPMFDREKEKYERPIVSREYILSYLESAGQPSTLEDIIADLEVSEEDQEALRRRLRAMERDGQLVRNRRGAYGIVEAMELVRGTVSAHPDGFGFLIPEGGGKDLFLSPREMRKVFHGDTILGRAVGEDRRGRIEGAIVRILERALKQVVGRYYAEGGVRYVVPEDRRIPQEFAVVEGGELAPVHGQIVTLEITQYPDGRNMPQGCVVEILGEHMAPGMEVEIAVRNYGLPHQWPDEVLAEITHFSETVPEAIKEGRRDLRALPLVTIDGADAKDFDDAVYAEEIENGFRLIVAIADVATYVRPDSALDKEAATRGNSVYFPRRVIPMLPEILSNGLCSLNPHVDRLCMLCEMETDLTGEVQRFRFARGVMRSQRRFTYDEVAAILAGDEDLRTRDAAMVPHLEVLHRLYESFAKARERRGTIEFDSQESRIIYNEQARIEKIVAVTRNVAHRIIEECMLAANVCAAQYFRIHELPMLYRVHPEPSGDKLEDLRRFLGELGVPVRLPTHPRSADLASIIEDTRERSDSSLIQTVILRSLSQAYYTVDTGMHFGLAFLAYTHFTSPIRRYPDLVVHRGIQALLDAAGAEPRWFPQKVLQELGQHCSMTERRADEASREAVNWLKCEFMMDKVGETYTGIITGVTGFGLFVALREIYVEGLIHISTLGEDYFHFDAQHYRIIGDRTKETFQLGDEIQIRVANVNLDDRKIDFERVMPEGQSGAAKNRRNRRSRKDA from the coding sequence ATGCCGGAAACACAAGAACCCTCGTCGCTGAGTGACCGCGATCCCATGTTCGACCGGGAAAAGGAAAAATATGAGCGACCCATCGTCAGCCGGGAGTACATTCTCAGCTATCTGGAAAGTGCCGGTCAGCCATCGACTCTGGAGGATATCATCGCCGATCTGGAAGTGTCCGAAGAGGACCAGGAAGCCCTGCGGCGGCGTCTGCGGGCCATGGAACGGGATGGGCAATTGGTTCGTAACCGTCGCGGCGCTTACGGAATCGTTGAGGCGATGGAGTTGGTGCGCGGTACGGTCAGTGCTCACCCCGATGGCTTTGGTTTTCTGATCCCGGAGGGAGGTGGGAAGGATCTTTTCCTTTCCCCGCGGGAAATGCGCAAGGTATTTCACGGTGATACGATTCTGGGCCGAGCGGTCGGAGAGGACCGGCGCGGCCGTATCGAAGGCGCGATCGTGCGTATTCTGGAACGCGCGCTCAAACAGGTTGTGGGGCGTTACTACGCGGAAGGTGGGGTGCGCTACGTCGTCCCCGAAGATCGTCGCATTCCCCAGGAATTTGCGGTGGTGGAAGGGGGTGAGCTGGCACCCGTACACGGACAGATCGTGACGCTGGAAATCACTCAGTACCCGGATGGGCGCAATATGCCCCAGGGCTGCGTGGTCGAGATTCTGGGTGAGCACATGGCCCCGGGCATGGAAGTGGAAATCGCCGTCCGTAACTATGGCTTGCCCCATCAATGGCCGGACGAAGTGCTTGCGGAAATTACGCATTTCTCCGAGACCGTCCCGGAAGCGATCAAGGAAGGGCGCCGCGATCTGCGCGCGCTTCCCCTGGTGACCATCGATGGCGCCGATGCCAAGGATTTCGATGATGCCGTCTATGCTGAAGAGATCGAAAACGGCTTCCGACTGATCGTTGCGATCGCTGACGTGGCCACTTATGTACGACCGGACTCTGCGCTGGACAAAGAGGCCGCGACTCGTGGTAATTCTGTCTATTTCCCGCGGCGGGTGATTCCCATGCTGCCCGAGATACTGTCCAACGGACTTTGCTCCCTCAATCCCCATGTGGACCGCCTCTGCATGCTTTGTGAGATGGAGACGGATCTGACCGGTGAGGTGCAGCGTTTCCGCTTTGCCCGGGGTGTCATGCGCTCCCAGCGCCGCTTCACCTATGACGAAGTGGCCGCCATATTGGCGGGTGATGAGGATTTGCGTACACGTGATGCAGCCATGGTTCCGCATCTGGAGGTGCTGCACCGACTTTATGAAAGTTTTGCCAAGGCCCGTGAGCGGCGGGGCACCATCGAGTTCGATTCGCAAGAAAGCCGCATTATCTACAATGAACAGGCGCGCATTGAAAAGATCGTCGCAGTGACGCGCAACGTAGCCCACCGGATCATCGAAGAGTGTATGCTCGCGGCCAACGTGTGTGCAGCGCAATATTTCCGTATCCACGAACTGCCCATGCTATATCGGGTGCATCCGGAGCCATCCGGCGACAAGCTGGAAGATTTGCGCCGCTTTCTGGGGGAGCTCGGTGTGCCGGTGCGTCTGCCTACCCACCCCCGCAGCGCCGATCTGGCCAGCATCATTGAGGACACTCGTGAGCGCAGTGATTCCAGTCTGATCCAGACGGTTATTCTGCGCAGCCTTTCGCAGGCCTATTATACCGTGGATACGGGCATGCATTTTGGTCTGGCCTTCCTGGCCTACACGCACTTTACCTCTCCCATCCGTCGTTATCCGGACCTCGTCGTGCATCGTGGCATTCAGGCTTTGCTGGACGCAGCCGGCGCGGAACCTCGGTGGTTCCCCCAAAAGGTATTGCAGGAGCTTGGTCAGCACTGCTCCATGACCGAGCGGCGGGCTGACGAAGCCAGTCGCGAGGCGGTGAATTGGCTCAAGTGCGAATTCATGATGGATAAGGTAGGCGAGACCTATACTGGCATCATTACGGGCGTTACCGGGTTTGGTCTCTTTGTGGCACTGCGGGAGATCTACGTGGAGGGTCTGATCCATATCAGTACCCTCGGTGAAGACTACTTTCACTTCGATGCTCAGCATTACCGGATTATTGGTGACCGGACCAAGGAAACATTCCAACTGGGAGACGAAATCCAGATCAGGGTTGCGAACGTCAATCTGGATGATCGTAAGATTGATTTCGAGCGGGTAATGCCGGAGGGGCAAAGTGGCGCGGCGAAGAACCGGCGGAATCGGCGCAGCAGGAAAGACGCATAA
- the ppk2 gene encoding polyphosphate kinase 2: MTKCKEEKITEKQRYKEELHQLQIELVKLQRHIISKNEKILVILEGRDTAGKDGTIKRITQHLSPRETRVVALNKPSDREESQWYFQRYTHYLPSAAEIVFFNRSWYNRAGVEKVMGFCTDAQYEEFFSEVTDYEGMLVRSGIHFFKIYLDISRNEQKKRLEARKDDPLKQWKTSPIDAQAVKHWKDYSSARNAMFARTHTSFTPWTIVTADDKKVARLQIIKWLLSHLDYAGKDVSLTLPDQTIIFGYDPLCLENGMIKA, from the coding sequence ATGACCAAGTGCAAAGAAGAGAAGATCACGGAAAAACAACGCTACAAGGAAGAGTTACACCAACTGCAAATCGAGCTGGTCAAACTGCAGCGGCACATCATCAGCAAGAATGAAAAAATCCTGGTTATCCTGGAAGGCCGCGACACCGCTGGCAAGGATGGCACCATCAAGCGCATTACGCAGCATCTCAGCCCTCGCGAAACCCGTGTCGTTGCACTAAATAAACCCTCGGACCGCGAAGAAAGTCAGTGGTATTTCCAGCGCTATACCCATTATTTGCCTTCCGCTGCCGAAATCGTGTTTTTCAACCGGAGCTGGTATAACCGCGCGGGCGTGGAAAAGGTCATGGGATTTTGCACCGATGCGCAATACGAGGAATTTTTTTCTGAAGTGACAGATTATGAGGGCATGCTGGTGCGCTCGGGTATCCATTTTTTTAAAATTTACCTGGATATTTCCCGGAATGAGCAAAAAAAGCGCCTGGAGGCACGCAAAGACGATCCGCTCAAGCAGTGGAAAACCAGCCCTATCGATGCGCAGGCGGTGAAACACTGGAAGGATTACAGCAGTGCGCGCAATGCCATGTTTGCGCGCACCCATACCAGCTTCACGCCCTGGACCATTGTAACCGCAGACGACAAGAAAGTCGCGCGCCTACAGATCATCAAATGGCTGTTGAGCCACCTGGATTATGCAGGCAAGGATGTCAGCCTGACCTTACCCGATCAGACCATCATCTTCGGCTATGACCCACTCTGCCTGGAGAACGGAATGATCAAGGCATAA
- a CDS encoding dihydrolipoyl dehydrogenase gives MTIQYADLLTIGAGGGAYPAAFRLARAGRSVVMVDPKGLMSGNCLYEGCIPSKAVRETAEIYQSQRRFAERGLPGTITVDFAKIMAHKDSIQARRYQQHAADLAATPNIQLIQGEARFITPHEVAVDTADGERRFRCAQVIIASGSDVFVPPVPGAEFCLTSHDLYKPDATLKTLPERMIVIGGGYIGLETATFFAALGTRVTLLQKGRQLLNGMDPGMVALLTPLLDPSIRILTGVDVTAVEVTPEGGRRVHYTHGEENDTLDGDVVLMAVGRRPVIPAGAAEIGITVTRKGVAVGPDLQTVHPHIYACGDVNGRVPLFHAAVRQSMVAAHNILGGNIPMDYADFRHIPTTIFTLPAAAYVGITPALAEAQGIPLQTGRYDFEEDSRAQILERMEGGIQLFFAADSLRLLGGWVVGIDAGSLIGQIGTAAAHGLTAYDLARFADQHPMSAEGIGKAARSLF, from the coding sequence GTGACCATTCAATATGCTGATCTGTTGACCATCGGTGCCGGAGGCGGCGCTTATCCCGCCGCATTTCGGCTGGCCAGGGCGGGGCGTTCTGTAGTCATGGTGGATCCCAAGGGGCTGATGAGCGGAAACTGCCTTTACGAGGGTTGCATACCCTCTAAAGCCGTTCGGGAAACCGCCGAAATCTACCAGTCGCAGCGACGCTTTGCCGAACGAGGTCTGCCCGGGACCATTACAGTCGACTTCGCAAAAATCATGGCGCACAAGGACAGCATCCAGGCGCGGCGCTATCAGCAACACGCCGCAGACTTGGCCGCCACACCGAATATTCAGTTGATTCAGGGAGAAGCACGGTTTATCACGCCTCACGAAGTGGCCGTCGATACGGCGGACGGCGAACGGCGATTCCGGTGCGCCCAGGTTATCATTGCCAGCGGCTCCGATGTATTCGTTCCCCCAGTTCCGGGAGCCGAGTTCTGCCTTACCAGCCATGATCTGTATAAACCTGACGCCACCCTCAAAACCCTGCCGGAGCGGATGATTGTCATCGGTGGCGGTTATATCGGTCTGGAAACGGCCACGTTCTTCGCCGCCCTGGGCACCAGGGTCACGCTGCTTCAGAAAGGTAGGCAACTTCTCAACGGTATGGATCCGGGTATGGTGGCACTGCTGACGCCGTTGCTGGATCCGTCTATTCGTATTCTCACCGGTGTAGACGTGACGGCAGTCGAGGTAACCCCTGAGGGAGGGCGGCGCGTACATTACACCCACGGAGAAGAGAACGACACCCTCGATGGCGACGTAGTGCTGATGGCCGTGGGCAGGCGTCCCGTCATTCCTGCGGGCGCTGCCGAAATCGGCATTACCGTGACCCGAAAAGGTGTGGCCGTGGGACCGGACCTGCAGACGGTCCATCCGCATATTTATGCCTGTGGTGATGTAAACGGCCGCGTACCTTTATTCCACGCCGCCGTGCGCCAGTCCATGGTCGCTGCACACAATATTCTCGGTGGCAATATTCCCATGGATTATGCCGACTTCCGTCATATACCCACCACCATCTTCACCCTGCCAGCGGCCGCCTATGTAGGCATTACCCCTGCCCTCGCGGAAGCACAGGGTATACCGTTACAGACTGGCCGCTATGACTTCGAGGAAGATTCCCGGGCGCAGATTCTGGAACGCATGGAAGGTGGCATTCAACTGTTTTTCGCTGCGGACAGCCTGCGCCTTCTAGGCGGTTGGGTGGTGGGGATCGATGCCGGTTCTCTCATCGGCCAGATCGGCACGGCGGCCGCCCATGGCCTCACCGCCTACGATCTGGCCCGCTTTGCGGACCAGCATCCAATGAGCGCGGAAGGCATCGGCAAGGCTGCGCGCAGCCTTTTTTAG
- a CDS encoding competence/damage-inducible protein A: protein MSKDVGLVIIGTEILSGKREDRHVDRSRRQLARRGYGIAWCLIVPDIRNILLSQLRWAMAQSLPFFSFGGLGATPDDLTRDCAAAAADVTLSRHPEAEEWIRRQYGEKAEPVRIRMADLPAGAKLIPNPVNNVPGFSVGNGHFFPGFPQMAEPMSDWVLEQYFPPVVADVEARILLPHAREGDLVPLMESFCVTHPEVRFSSLPSFKTDGPQIELGVAGWEQDVQAATRDLKARLERMGLEVRDLALPES from the coding sequence ATGAGCAAAGATGTTGGCTTGGTGATCATCGGCACGGAGATACTCTCCGGCAAACGGGAAGACCGTCATGTTGACCGCAGCCGCCGGCAATTGGCAAGACGTGGTTACGGCATAGCGTGGTGCCTGATCGTACCCGATATCCGGAATATCCTGCTGAGCCAGTTGCGCTGGGCCATGGCACAATCCCTGCCTTTTTTTTCCTTCGGAGGTTTGGGGGCAACACCCGATGACCTGACCCGCGATTGCGCCGCGGCGGCGGCCGACGTTACCTTGTCCCGGCACCCCGAAGCGGAAGAATGGATCCGTCGGCAGTATGGCGAAAAGGCAGAGCCGGTACGGATCCGAATGGCAGATCTGCCCGCCGGGGCAAAGCTGATCCCCAACCCCGTCAATAATGTGCCTGGATTTTCCGTGGGTAACGGGCATTTCTTTCCGGGATTTCCGCAGATGGCAGAACCTATGAGCGATTGGGTGCTCGAGCAGTATTTTCCGCCCGTAGTGGCTGACGTGGAGGCCCGGATTCTGTTGCCCCATGCGCGGGAGGGCGATCTGGTCCCCCTCATGGAGAGTTTCTGCGTTACCCATCCGGAAGTTCGTTTCTCCAGCCTACCCAGTTTCAAGACGGATGGTCCGCAAATCGAGCTAGGTGTGGCAGGATGGGAGCAGGATGTTCAGGCCGCCACCCGCGACCTGAAGGCCCGTCTGGAACGGATGGGCCTCGAAGTCCGGGATCTGGCCCTCCCGGAATCGTAA
- a CDS encoding IS110-like element ISAfe1 family transposase, with amino-acid sequence MQVTTYGLDLAKRVMQLHWVNLETGEIHRKQLKRRALLEFFANRQPGIVAMEACGSAHYWGRELRKLGHEVRLIAAQFVRPFVKTNKNDAADAAAIWEAVQRPDMRFVAVKSEEQQSVLSLHRMREQLIKMRTMQVNQIRGLLYEFGADLPQGRQRGLKEVPDALADLEKSISPMLRDTVRQQLKRLEEMDKDIADIEKRLTLWKKGQEAVTRLMAIPGVGLLTATAIIATVGDMKSFRSGREFAAFLGLVPRQSGTGGKVRLLGISKRGDTYLRTLLTHGARAVVNFQIKNRNPWIDKLLSRRPHNVVVVAQSNKMARTIWALLVKNTEYVANHARNAAAL; translated from the coding sequence ATGCAGGTTACAACATACGGATTGGATTTGGCAAAAAGGGTCATGCAACTGCACTGGGTAAACCTGGAGACCGGCGAGATTCACCGCAAACAGTTGAAGCGCCGTGCACTCCTGGAGTTTTTCGCCAACCGCCAACCGGGAATCGTGGCGATGGAGGCTTGCGGTAGCGCCCACTATTGGGGACGGGAATTGCGTAAGCTGGGGCATGAGGTCCGCTTGATTGCTGCCCAGTTTGTGCGTCCCTTCGTGAAGACCAACAAGAACGATGCGGCCGATGCGGCAGCGATCTGGGAAGCCGTACAGCGGCCTGATATGCGCTTCGTGGCGGTCAAGAGTGAGGAACAGCAATCCGTTCTGTCGCTGCACCGTATGCGGGAGCAATTGATCAAGATGCGCACTATGCAGGTGAACCAGATCCGGGGCCTGCTCTACGAATTTGGTGCTGATCTGCCGCAGGGCCGCCAGCGGGGGCTGAAAGAGGTTCCTGATGCTTTGGCCGACCTGGAAAAATCGATATCGCCCATGCTGCGGGACACGGTTCGTCAGCAATTAAAACGTCTTGAAGAGATGGACAAGGATATTGCGGATATCGAAAAGCGTTTGACGCTGTGGAAGAAAGGCCAAGAGGCCGTGACTCGATTGATGGCTATCCCCGGCGTGGGGCTACTTACGGCAACTGCCATTATCGCCACCGTGGGAGATATGAAGTCCTTTCGTTCAGGACGGGAGTTTGCGGCGTTTCTGGGGCTGGTTCCCCGCCAGAGTGGGACCGGTGGCAAGGTCCGATTACTGGGGATCAGCAAACGGGGGGATACCTATCTCCGAACATTGCTGACCCATGGAGCCAGGGCGGTGGTGAACTTCCAGATCAAGAATCGGAATCCCTGGATTGACAAACTGCTCAGTCGGCGACCCCATAATGTGGTGGTCGTGGCACAGTCCAACAAGATGGCGCGAACCATCTGGGCGCTGCTGGTGAAAAACACAGAATATGTGGCCAATCACGCTAGGAATGCGGCCGCCCTATAG
- the purN gene encoding phosphoribosylglycinamide formyltransferase, translated as MTKRLVILVSGRGSNLQSILAACRSGQIPDTQVVAVISNRPAAGALELAVLAGIPALTVDHRDYGARVDFDAALQRRIDDYAPDVVALAGFMRQLTPAFVQHYEGRMLNVHPSLLPAFPGLHTHARALEQGVLWHGASVHFVTSALDAGPAIIQAAVAVLPEDDEQSLAARVLDAEHRIYPQALAWLLAGRVAYAAGRAQWRDPPETAMREAIAPSLEM; from the coding sequence TTGACTAAAAGGCTGGTGATCCTGGTTTCCGGCCGGGGAAGCAATCTCCAAAGCATCCTTGCAGCTTGCCGTAGCGGGCAGATACCGGACACCCAGGTCGTTGCCGTCATCAGTAACCGTCCAGCCGCCGGCGCGCTGGAGTTGGCGGTGCTGGCAGGCATTCCCGCCCTTACGGTCGACCATCGCGACTATGGAGCCCGGGTGGATTTCGATGCCGCACTGCAAAGACGGATTGACGACTACGCCCCGGATGTAGTGGCATTGGCGGGATTCATGCGTCAACTCACGCCCGCCTTCGTTCAGCATTACGAGGGCAGGATGCTGAATGTTCATCCTTCCCTTCTTCCTGCCTTTCCCGGCCTGCATACCCATGCCCGGGCGCTGGAGCAGGGTGTGTTATGGCATGGTGCCAGCGTCCATTTTGTGACATCCGCACTAGATGCCGGTCCGGCCATCATTCAGGCAGCGGTAGCCGTACTGCCGGAAGACGACGAGCAATCTCTTGCTGCCCGCGTGCTTGATGCGGAGCATCGTATTTATCCGCAGGCGCTGGCGTGGTTGCTGGCCGGCCGGGTAGCTTACGCCGCAGGGCGCGCCCAGTGGCGAGATCCGCCAGAGACGGCCATGCGCGAGGCCATTGCCCCTTCTCTAGAGATGTAA
- the purM gene encoding phosphoribosylformylglycinamidine cyclo-ligase, with translation MDTPKPLTYRSAGVNIDAGNTLVDRIKPLARSTHRPGVLGGIGGFGGLFALPGGYREPVLVSGTDGVGTKLLLALEANRHDHIGIDLVAMCVNDILVSGAEPLWFLDYYACGQLDNAVAEAVISGVAEGCRQAGCALLGGETAEMPGMYPAGHYDLAGFAVGIVEKSAILTGADCEEGDAVIGIASSGPHSNGYSLIREILVRSGAHAHVQINGEPLVDLLLQPTRIYVKAIQALHQAVTIRALSHITGGGLVENLPRSLPAALAAHIDPKTWQMPPIFQWLQEQGQVSTEEMRRVFNIGIGMVAIVPWNSRQTAIESLAEHGEQAFVAGQLVPRRDGEGVRFLD, from the coding sequence GTGGACACCCCAAAACCTTTGACCTATCGCAGTGCTGGAGTGAATATCGACGCTGGCAACACATTGGTGGACCGTATCAAACCTCTTGCCAGAAGTACCCACCGCCCCGGTGTACTGGGCGGTATCGGTGGTTTCGGCGGATTATTCGCCCTGCCCGGCGGTTATCGTGAACCGGTATTGGTGTCGGGTACCGATGGGGTGGGTACCAAGCTGTTGCTGGCCTTGGAAGCCAACCGACATGATCATATCGGTATCGATCTGGTCGCCATGTGTGTCAACGATATCCTTGTTTCCGGTGCCGAACCCCTCTGGTTTCTCGATTATTATGCCTGCGGGCAGTTGGACAATGCCGTGGCTGAAGCGGTCATTTCCGGGGTGGCTGAAGGCTGCCGCCAGGCTGGCTGCGCGCTGCTGGGCGGCGAAACGGCGGAAATGCCCGGCATGTACCCGGCCGGACATTATGATCTTGCGGGCTTTGCGGTGGGTATCGTCGAGAAGTCCGCCATTCTGACGGGTGCCGATTGCGAGGAAGGCGATGCGGTAATCGGCATCGCGTCGTCCGGGCCACACAGTAATGGTTATTCACTGATTCGGGAAATACTGGTACGCAGCGGTGCCCACGCCCATGTCCAGATCAATGGTGAACCGCTGGTGGATCTGCTGTTACAGCCGACCCGGATCTATGTCAAGGCCATTCAGGCGTTGCATCAGGCAGTTACCATACGCGCCCTCTCCCACATCACCGGCGGCGGACTGGTGGAAAATCTGCCCCGTTCACTGCCTGCGGCGCTTGCCGCCCATATCGACCCCAAAACCTGGCAAATGCCGCCCATTTTTCAATGGTTGCAGGAACAGGGACAGGTCTCCACGGAGGAGATGCGACGGGTCTTCAACATTGGTATCGGCATGGTAGCGATCGTACCCTGGAACTCCAGGCAGACGGCGATAGAGTCTTTGGCAGAGCATGGCGAGCAGGCCTTCGTTGCCGGGCAGCTGGTGCCACGCCGGGACGGTGAGGGAGTACGTTTTCTTGACTAA
- a CDS encoding superoxide dismutase, which translates to MSEYSVREELKPSGLDGISDAQITDHWGLYVGYVNQSNALHKELAEMRAAGKTSSLAYADRRRRFGFEYNGMVLHEYYFAQLKPGSSIDQAPGFKAAVTEQFGSAEVWHEDLVSAAKSRSVGWAIAYYDGTTGQINNHFVQLHEDGNVGGFVPLVIVDVFEHAYMVDWKALGRADYLAAVHKNMNWGVVEARFQAARSGQIFKRF; encoded by the coding sequence ATGTCCGAATATAGCGTGCGCGAAGAATTGAAGCCCAGCGGCCTGGATGGCATCTCCGATGCCCAAATTACGGATCACTGGGGCCTTTATGTAGGTTATGTCAACCAGAGCAATGCGTTGCACAAAGAGCTTGCAGAAATGCGGGCGGCGGGTAAAACCAGTTCCCTCGCCTATGCAGATCGCCGCAGGCGCTTTGGCTTTGAGTATAACGGCATGGTTTTACATGAGTATTATTTTGCGCAACTGAAGCCGGGCAGCAGTATCGATCAGGCACCCGGCTTCAAGGCAGCGGTCACGGAACAGTTTGGCAGCGCTGAGGTATGGCACGAAGATCTGGTGTCTGCGGCCAAGAGCCGGAGCGTGGGTTGGGCCATCGCTTATTATGATGGTACTACCGGTCAGATCAACAACCACTTCGTTCAACTCCACGAAGACGGTAACGTGGGTGGTTTCGTGCCGCTGGTTATCGTCGATGTCTTCGAGCACGCCTATATGGTGGACTGGAAGGCACTTGGCCGCGCGGATTACCTGGCAGCCGTTCACAAAAACATGAACTGGGGCGTGGTGGAAGCGCGCTTCCAGGCAGCCCGAAGTGGTCAGATTTTCAAGCGCTTCTGA
- a CDS encoding CDP-alcohol phosphatidyltransferase family protein: MNLPNLLTLLRLFLVPVIFYALARGFFAVALVIFFAAAITDALDGWIARHYHLQTRLGAVLDPVADKLLVVTTVITLTWLQRIPLWLTVAVISRDLLIVGGGLLYLLLIGKFSIHPTLLSKWNTALQFVVIVLVLLEASSRWQMPLLPVFILVFVTAVASGGQYVWVWSRKAIAQDRASGQS, translated from the coding sequence ATGAACCTTCCGAACCTGTTGACCTTGCTGCGGCTCTTTCTGGTGCCTGTAATTTTCTATGCACTGGCGAGGGGATTTTTTGCCGTGGCATTGGTCATTTTTTTCGCAGCGGCGATTACCGACGCGTTGGATGGCTGGATAGCCCGCCATTACCATCTCCAGACCCGTCTGGGTGCCGTTCTCGACCCGGTGGCGGATAAATTACTTGTAGTCACGACGGTTATCACGCTGACCTGGTTGCAGCGCATTCCGTTGTGGCTGACAGTCGCCGTTATCTCCCGGGACCTGTTGATCGTCGGTGGCGGTCTGCTCTACCTGCTGTTGATCGGAAAATTCAGTATCCACCCGACGCTGCTGTCGAAATGGAACACCGCGTTACAATTCGTCGTCATTGTGCTAGTGCTGTTAGAGGCGTCCAGCCGCTGGCAGATGCCGCTGCTGCCGGTTTTTATCCTGGTATTCGTTACGGCCGTTGCATCGGGGGGGCAATATGTCTGGGTCTGGAGTCGCAAGGCCATTGCCCAGGACAGGGCTTCCGGCCAATCATGA